From Bicyclus anynana chromosome 7, ilBicAnyn1.1, whole genome shotgun sequence, the proteins below share one genomic window:
- the LOC128198239 gene encoding cuticle protein 8-like: MFAKVVTLCAVVAVCSAGLLPAAVQYSSAAAVSSQNIVRHDQPQAVAAKVFAPVAYHAAPAPIAYSAPIAKVIAQPEEIAYPKYEYNYSVADGHTGDNKQQQEVRDGDVVKGSYSFHEADGSIRTVQYTADDHNGFNAVVHNTAPAHAVVKAAPVLVKAAYAAPAYYH; the protein is encoded by the exons gtagtaACTCTCTGCGCTGTAGTGGCTGTATGCTCCGCTGGTCTCCTGCCAGCGGCTGTGCAGTACTCCTCCGCGGCAGCCGTGTCCTCCCAAAACATTGTCCGTCACGACCAGCCCCAAGCTGTCGCTGCTAAGGTCTTCGCTCCCGTCGCCTACCATGCCGCTCCTGCCCCAATTGCCTACAGCGCTCCCATCGCCAAAGTGATCGCTCAACCTGAAGAGATC GCCTACCCCAAATACGAGTACAACTACTCCGTCGCCGACGGCCACACCGGCGACAACAAGCAACAACAGGAGGTCCGCGACGGCGACGTCGTGAAGGGCTCGTACTCGTTCCACGAGGCCGACGGCTCCATCAGGACCGTGCAATACACCGCCGATGACCACAACGGATTCAACGCCGTCGTACACAACACCGCCCCGGCTCACGCTGTCGTCAAGGCCGCGCCCGTGCTCGTCAAGGCTGCCTACGCCGCCCCCGCCTACTACCACTAA